The following coding sequences lie in one Halorhabdus rudnickae genomic window:
- the alaS gene encoding alanine--tRNA ligase: MSDLEEEYRLDYFEEHGFQRRQCSECEDHFWTLDPEQETCGEPPCDEYSFIDDAGFDEEFELGEMREAFLSFFEERDHERIEPYPVAANRWREDVLLTQASIYDFQPLVTSGTTPPPANPLAISQPCIRMQDIDNVGVTGRHTMAFEMMAHHAFNAREEAEGEYAYEGEVYWKEETVRYCMELFEELGADPAEVTLIEDPWVGGGNAGPAFEVIYKGAELATLVFMQFEADPDGDYEMKDGNRYSPMDTYVVDTGYGLERWTWVSQGTPTVYEAVYPDMIDFLTDNAGIDHADDEEEIVHRAAKLAGRMDIDEAEDVEAARDDIAAEIGVETDRLRELVEPLESIYAIADHSRTLAYMLGDGIVPSNVGTGYLARMVLRRTKRLVDDIGVDAPMDELVDMQAERLGYSNRDTIRDVVRTEVERYRETLERGRRRVEQLSEEYAGSDDPIPGEELVELYDSHGIQPDMVAEIASDRGVAVDVPEDFYSAVAQRHEAGDAEAGVDDESTPYADRLADLPETDRLYYDDQERMEFEAVVLEVFEREDGEYDVVLDQTMFYPEGGGQPADHGTLSTEDVTAEVSDVQIHDGVIVHRTDADPGTGDFVRGTVDSTRRRRLMQHHTATHVVVHAARQVLGEHVRQAGAQKGTDSARIDVRHYEPVTREEVTEIERVANDIVTDNGQVTQKWPDRHEAEAEYGFDLYQGGIPEGEQIRIVQVDEDVQACGGTHVSRTGDIGTIKLLSTERIQDGVVRLTFAAGEAAIEATQRTENALYKAAEILDVDPEDVPVTAERFFEEWKARGKEIEQLQQELAEVRATEANDGETVDLDGTKAVIQQVDGGMEELRATANAIAEDGSVAVVGSAADGARFVVAAPEDTGVDAGAVVSELADRVGGGGGGPADFAQGGGPDADALDEALESAPEVLRQVKST; the protein is encoded by the coding sequence ATGAGCGACCTCGAGGAGGAATACCGGCTCGACTATTTCGAGGAGCACGGGTTCCAACGCAGACAGTGTTCGGAGTGTGAGGATCACTTCTGGACGCTCGACCCCGAGCAGGAGACCTGCGGTGAGCCGCCGTGTGACGAGTACAGCTTCATCGACGACGCCGGCTTCGATGAAGAGTTCGAACTGGGCGAGATGCGTGAGGCGTTTCTCTCGTTTTTCGAGGAACGCGACCACGAGCGGATCGAACCGTATCCAGTCGCGGCCAATCGCTGGCGTGAGGACGTCCTGCTGACGCAGGCTTCGATCTACGATTTCCAGCCGCTGGTCACGTCGGGGACGACGCCACCGCCAGCTAACCCCCTGGCGATCAGCCAGCCCTGCATCCGAATGCAGGACATCGACAACGTCGGCGTCACGGGACGACACACCATGGCCTTCGAAATGATGGCCCACCACGCGTTCAACGCCCGCGAAGAGGCCGAAGGCGAGTACGCCTACGAGGGCGAGGTCTACTGGAAAGAAGAGACGGTCCGCTACTGCATGGAGTTGTTCGAGGAGCTGGGGGCCGATCCGGCCGAAGTCACCCTGATCGAGGATCCCTGGGTCGGCGGCGGCAACGCCGGCCCGGCCTTCGAAGTGATCTACAAGGGGGCCGAACTGGCGACGCTCGTGTTCATGCAGTTCGAGGCCGATCCCGACGGGGACTACGAGATGAAGGACGGCAACCGCTACAGCCCGATGGACACCTACGTCGTCGACACGGGCTACGGGCTCGAACGATGGACGTGGGTCTCTCAGGGCACGCCCACGGTATACGAGGCCGTCTACCCCGACATGATCGACTTTCTCACCGACAACGCGGGGATCGATCACGCTGACGACGAGGAGGAGATCGTCCACCGGGCCGCGAAACTCGCCGGGCGGATGGACATCGACGAGGCCGAAGATGTCGAGGCGGCACGGGACGATATCGCCGCGGAGATCGGCGTCGAGACCGATCGCCTCCGCGAATTGGTCGAGCCGCTCGAATCGATCTACGCCATCGCCGATCACTCCCGGACGCTCGCGTACATGCTCGGGGACGGGATCGTCCCGAGCAACGTCGGGACAGGCTATCTGGCGCGGATGGTCCTGCGGCGCACCAAGCGCCTGGTCGACGACATCGGTGTCGACGCCCCGATGGACGAACTCGTCGATATGCAGGCCGAGCGCCTGGGCTATTCGAACCGCGATACGATCCGGGACGTCGTTCGCACGGAAGTCGAACGATACCGCGAAACCCTCGAACGCGGACGCCGACGGGTCGAACAGTTGTCCGAAGAGTACGCCGGGAGCGACGATCCGATCCCGGGGGAAGAACTCGTCGAACTGTACGACAGCCACGGCATCCAGCCGGACATGGTCGCTGAGATCGCGTCCGATCGCGGGGTCGCAGTGGACGTCCCCGAGGACTTTTACTCGGCGGTCGCCCAGCGCCACGAGGCGGGCGACGCCGAGGCGGGTGTCGACGACGAGTCGACGCCGTACGCGGACCGACTCGCCGACCTCCCGGAAACGGACCGTCTCTACTACGACGACCAGGAGCGCATGGAGTTCGAGGCGGTCGTCCTCGAGGTCTTCGAACGCGAGGACGGCGAGTACGACGTGGTGCTCGACCAGACGATGTTCTACCCCGAGGGCGGGGGCCAACCGGCAGACCACGGAACGCTCTCGACAGAAGACGTCACCGCCGAGGTGAGTGACGTCCAGATCCACGATGGCGTGATCGTCCACCGGACGGACGCTGATCCCGGGACAGGTGACTTCGTCCGGGGGACGGTAGACAGCACACGCCGTCGCCGGCTGATGCAACACCACACCGCCACCCACGTCGTCGTCCACGCTGCGCGGCAGGTGCTGGGCGAACACGTCAGGCAGGCCGGCGCACAGAAAGGGACCGACTCGGCCCGGATCGACGTCCGTCACTACGAGCCGGTCACTCGCGAGGAAGTCACGGAGATCGAACGGGTCGCCAACGACATCGTCACCGATAACGGGCAGGTGACCCAGAAGTGGCCCGACCGCCACGAGGCGGAGGCCGAGTACGGGTTCGACCTCTACCAGGGCGGCATCCCAGAGGGCGAGCAGATCCGGATCGTCCAGGTCGACGAGGACGTCCAGGCCTGCGGGGGGACCCACGTCTCTCGAACGGGTGACATCGGGACGATCAAGCTCCTCTCGACCGAGCGCATTCAGGACGGCGTCGTCCGGCTGACCTTCGCAGCTGGGGAAGCAGCCATTGAGGCCACCCAGCGGACTGAAAATGCCCTCTACAAGGCGGCGGAGATCCTCGACGTGGACCCAGAAGATGTCCCCGTGACGGCCGAACGGTTCTTCGAGGAGTGGAAAGCCCGCGGCAAAGAGATCGAACAGCTACAACAGGAACTGGCCGAAGTCCGGGCGACGGAGGCCAACGACGGCGAAACAGTCGATCTCGACGGAACGAAGGCAGTCATCCAGCAGGTCGACGGCGGAATGGAAGAATTGCGGGCGACCGCAAACGCGATCGCCGAGGACGGCTCGGTCGCCGTCGTCGGCTCGGCCGCCGACGGCGCACGGTTCGTCGTCGCCGCCCCCGAGGACACTGGTGTCGACGCCGGTGCAGTCGTGAGCGAACTCGCCGATCGTGTCGGCGGCGGCGGCGGCGGTCCGGCGGACTTCGCACAGGGCGGCGGTCCGGACGCCGACGCACTCGATGAGGCACTCGAATCAGCCCCCGAAGTCCTGCGCCAGGTCAAGAGTACCTGA
- a CDS encoding archaea-specific SMC-related protein, protein MSTPETIPETAAFSVENVGGIAETSVAFSPGVTVLTGENATNRTSFLQAIMAAMGSDQASLKANTDQGSVQLTLGETEYERTLERAGNSVLFEGEGYLDDPTVAELFAFLHETNEARQAVARGDDLRDLIMRPIDIAEIREKIDRLTDEKASINDELATIESRKQDLSDLERRRQSLESEIEEKREELAEKEREIDESSNDLEESLAVKEELEQSFEDLRSVRSDLESVRRNVESQRDSIASLKQERTELETELDELPSAPMGEHEQLAGQIEQLRDQRQTLNAEINDLQSLITYNNDRLEDEDYEILQTLDGDSGAGSDGELTDQLLADADEAVVCWTCGSQVDRSQIEETIQRLEDLREQKVRELNEVKSELESHKDEQQEVRQKQSRREEVERKLEGIDDEIDQREQRIDTLKEQREELTEEVERLEETVEEYESADFEEILTLHREANQLEFELDSLESDLEDMTEEITEVESLVEKGEELRDRREGLLEELADTRTKVDQIESEAVEAFNEHMDAILEILKYDNLDRIWIERLEETTREGRETVRQTTFEMHVVRTTENGVAYEDTIDHLSESEREVTGLVFALAGYLVHDLYEEVPFMLLDSLEAIDSSRIARLVEYFAEFATFLVVALLPEDAQALDDEYTRITSI, encoded by the coding sequence ATGAGTACTCCAGAAACGATACCGGAGACAGCGGCTTTCAGCGTCGAGAACGTGGGGGGGATCGCCGAGACATCGGTGGCGTTTTCGCCTGGAGTGACCGTACTCACGGGAGAGAACGCGACGAACCGGACGTCGTTTCTGCAGGCAATCATGGCAGCCATGGGAAGCGATCAGGCGTCGTTGAAGGCCAACACGGACCAGGGATCCGTTCAGTTGACGCTGGGTGAGACCGAATACGAACGCACCCTCGAACGAGCAGGGAACTCAGTACTGTTCGAGGGGGAAGGGTACCTCGATGATCCGACCGTCGCGGAGCTGTTCGCCTTCCTCCACGAGACCAACGAAGCCCGCCAGGCAGTCGCCCGTGGGGACGACCTCAGGGATCTCATCATGCGGCCGATCGACATCGCGGAGATCCGAGAGAAGATCGACCGGCTGACCGACGAGAAAGCGTCGATCAACGATGAACTCGCGACGATCGAATCCCGAAAACAGGATCTCTCTGATCTCGAACGGCGTCGACAGTCTCTCGAATCCGAGATCGAAGAGAAACGCGAAGAGCTGGCCGAAAAGGAACGGGAGATCGACGAGAGTAGCAACGATCTAGAGGAGAGCCTCGCCGTCAAAGAGGAACTCGAACAGTCCTTTGAGGATCTCCGATCAGTTCGCAGCGACCTCGAATCAGTCAGACGGAACGTCGAATCCCAGCGGGACAGCATCGCATCGCTCAAGCAGGAGCGCACGGAACTGGAGACCGAGTTGGACGAACTTCCGTCCGCGCCGATGGGAGAACACGAGCAACTCGCGGGCCAGATCGAACAGCTCCGGGACCAGCGACAGACGCTCAACGCCGAGATCAACGATCTCCAGAGCCTCATCACATACAACAACGACCGACTGGAAGACGAAGATTACGAGATCCTCCAGACCCTGGATGGCGACTCCGGCGCCGGATCGGACGGGGAGCTCACGGACCAGTTGCTCGCAGACGCGGACGAAGCCGTCGTCTGCTGGACGTGTGGCTCGCAGGTCGATCGGAGTCAGATCGAGGAGACGATTCAGCGACTCGAAGACCTCCGCGAACAGAAAGTCCGGGAATTGAACGAGGTGAAATCCGAGTTAGAGTCCCACAAGGACGAACAGCAGGAGGTCAGACAGAAACAATCTCGTCGCGAGGAGGTCGAACGAAAGCTCGAAGGGATCGACGACGAGATCGACCAGCGCGAGCAGCGGATCGACACGCTGAAAGAACAGCGCGAGGAGCTCACTGAAGAGGTAGAACGCTTAGAGGAGACGGTCGAGGAGTACGAGTCGGCGGACTTCGAGGAGATCCTCACACTCCACCGGGAGGCCAACCAGCTGGAGTTCGAGCTCGATTCCCTGGAGTCAGACCTGGAGGACATGACCGAGGAGATCACAGAGGTCGAGTCCTTAGTCGAGAAAGGCGAGGAACTGCGAGACCGACGGGAAGGGTTGCTCGAAGAGCTTGCAGACACCAGAACGAAGGTCGATCAGATCGAGAGTGAGGCGGTCGAGGCGTTCAACGAACACATGGACGCGATCCTCGAGATCCTCAAGTACGACAACCTCGATCGGATCTGGATCGAGCGCCTCGAGGAGACGACCCGCGAGGGCAGGGAGACAGTCAGACAGACGACCTTCGAGATGCACGTCGTCCGGACGACCGAAAACGGCGTGGCGTACGAGGACACCATCGACCACCTCAGCGAGAGCGAACGGGAAGTAACCGGACTGGTCTTCGCACTTGCCGGCTACCTGGTCCACGACCTCTACGAGGAGGTTCCGTTCATGCTGTTGGACTCCCTGGAGGCGATCGACTCCAGCCGTATCGCCCGACTCGTCGAGTACTTCGCCGAGTTCGCTACGTTCCTCGTGGTCGCGCTCCTCCCGGAAGACGCCCAGGCACTGGACGACGAGTACACACGGATCACCTCGATTTGA
- the rdfA gene encoding rod-determining factor RdfA — MSETPTNRPSSKVARVIEEYGLDGMGAQLEARWTAEGNDRLSLRDLADLLNRRLLEQALLEAGMSTLENDIETIYHNLTDDAVSTGVETDTRNRLQRNGVDVESVEKDFVTYQAVRTYLKEWRGAEYEGISDTEKIEKDVEVIQRLQTRALSIAETRVENLDETGRIDVGDFEVFLDMQVLCSECGSQYEIAEFLERGGCDCTTD, encoded by the coding sequence ATGTCTGAAACACCGACTAACCGACCGTCGAGTAAGGTCGCACGCGTGATCGAGGAGTACGGCCTCGACGGCATGGGTGCGCAACTGGAAGCACGCTGGACCGCCGAAGGCAACGACCGACTGAGCCTGCGTGATCTTGCCGACTTGTTGAACAGGCGCCTCCTCGAACAGGCGCTGTTGGAAGCGGGGATGAGCACACTCGAGAACGATATCGAGACGATCTATCACAACCTGACCGACGACGCAGTGAGTACCGGCGTCGAGACTGATACGCGCAACCGGTTGCAACGAAACGGTGTCGACGTCGAATCCGTCGAGAAGGACTTCGTCACCTACCAGGCCGTCCGCACGTATCTCAAAGAGTGGCGCGGCGCAGAATACGAGGGGATATCGGACACCGAGAAGATCGAGAAGGACGTCGAGGTCATCCAACGTCTCCAGACCCGGGCGCTCTCGATCGCAGAGACACGCGTCGAGAATCTCGACGAGACGGGACGGATCGACGTCGGTGACTTCGAGGTGTTTCTGGACATGCAGGTGCTCTGTTCGGAGTGCGGATCACAGTACGAGATCGCCGAATTCCTCGAACGCGGCGGGTGTGACTGTACGACCGACTAA
- a CDS encoding SDR family NAD(P)-dependent oxidoreductase, with protein sequence MKRASSTSTFSARCWPQAVGEYMAKQGEGHIRNNSSMTAFTPLTSICAYSGGKAAVSKFRELLAHTAHSHSTDIRVNAIGPTDTASIDRSPYPKVV encoded by the coding sequence ATGAAAAGAGCGTCATCAACCTCAACTTTCTCGGCACGCTGCTGGCCTCAGGCCGTCGGCGAGTACATGGCCAAACAGGGCGAGGGCCACATCCGGAACAACTCCTCGATGACCGCGTTCACGCCGCTGACGAGTATTTGCGCCTACTCCGGCGGGAAGGCTGCCGTCTCGAAGTTCAGGGAGTTGCTGGCGCACACGGCCCACAGCCACTCGACGGACATCCGGGTCAACGCCATCGGCCCGACGGATACGGCATCGATCGACAGATCGCCGTACCCGAAGGTTGTGTAG
- a CDS encoding cation:proton antiporter domain-containing protein, translating into MSGTVEILQVVVTIAGLGVVAQIFSDRLQVPSVVFLLLAGVFVGPEGLGVVTPAVFGGSDGALPAIVGLSVAIIVFEGAFSLRTERLREAPRATFRLVTFGAAITLFGTTVFVHTLLGTSWGLALLIGSLLVATGPTVITPIVNVVMVREQVASTLETEGVVNDVTAAILAVVTFEYVVLETRGLGTFFREFLYRLGAGVAVGLGVAVLVWLVLTRIESRENEPQNARLVVLVAALVAYGVGESILPEAGIAAVATAGFVLGNVDLPYRETIERFKGDVTLLVNSFVFITLASLFSLGDLGFLGVAGLLTAVAVALVVRPLAVWFCTIGTSFTLGERAFMSFVGPRGIIPASVATLFALELQTRNPEAATTLVGTVFLVIFLTVTFEGGGARHIAQALHVIPKRVLIVGGGRIGRSLADRLADRGEEVVIVDRDESVIESLRADGYTVREGDATERGVIESAGIANARVVALATADDDVNLLVAQLANNTFDVETVISRVNEPNNVDAFEDLDVETVSSWRAIAWSMDNLVERPAIARWMTELDETGDVQEIEVTAEEHVGESVANLSGAIPEGAHLAMITRDGESYIPDPDQRIEWGDHLTFLGRHDAVRAALEYCETA; encoded by the coding sequence GTGAGCGGGACCGTCGAGATCCTCCAGGTCGTGGTGACGATCGCCGGTCTCGGCGTCGTCGCGCAGATATTCTCGGACAGGCTACAGGTCCCTAGCGTCGTCTTCCTGTTGTTGGCCGGCGTGTTCGTCGGACCGGAGGGGCTCGGCGTCGTCACCCCCGCTGTCTTCGGCGGGAGCGACGGTGCGCTGCCGGCGATCGTCGGACTTAGCGTCGCGATCATCGTCTTCGAGGGGGCGTTCTCACTCCGAACCGAGCGTCTTCGGGAGGCGCCGCGGGCGACGTTTCGACTGGTCACATTCGGCGCGGCGATCACCCTGTTTGGAACCACCGTCTTTGTCCACACCTTGCTCGGGACGTCCTGGGGGCTCGCTCTGTTGATCGGGTCGTTGTTGGTCGCGACGGGTCCGACGGTCATCACTCCCATCGTGAATGTCGTCATGGTTCGCGAACAGGTCGCTTCCACGCTGGAGACGGAAGGCGTCGTCAACGACGTGACAGCAGCGATCCTGGCGGTCGTGACCTTCGAGTACGTGGTGCTCGAGACGCGTGGGCTGGGAACGTTCTTCCGGGAGTTCCTCTATCGCCTCGGCGCGGGCGTGGCTGTCGGGCTCGGCGTCGCCGTACTCGTGTGGCTGGTCCTGACTCGGATCGAGTCACGCGAAAACGAACCACAGAACGCACGACTGGTCGTCCTCGTTGCCGCCCTGGTCGCCTACGGCGTCGGTGAATCGATTCTCCCGGAGGCGGGCATCGCCGCAGTCGCGACGGCCGGGTTCGTGCTCGGCAACGTCGATTTGCCCTATCGGGAGACGATCGAGCGATTCAAAGGGGACGTCACGCTGCTGGTCAACTCCTTCGTGTTTATCACGCTGGCCTCGCTGTTCTCGCTCGGAGATCTGGGATTTCTCGGAGTCGCTGGCTTGCTTACCGCAGTCGCCGTTGCGCTCGTGGTCCGGCCGCTTGCAGTCTGGTTTTGTACGATCGGCACCTCGTTCACACTTGGCGAACGGGCGTTCATGAGCTTTGTCGGTCCGCGAGGGATCATCCCGGCCTCCGTCGCGACGTTGTTTGCCCTCGAGTTACAAACCCGTAACCCGGAGGCTGCAACAACGTTGGTTGGGACTGTCTTCCTCGTCATCTTCCTGACCGTGACGTTTGAAGGGGGTGGAGCGCGACATATCGCACAGGCGCTTCACGTGATCCCCAAACGGGTCCTCATCGTCGGCGGTGGTCGGATCGGGCGGTCGCTAGCCGACCGTCTCGCAGACCGTGGCGAGGAGGTCGTGATCGTCGACCGAGACGAGAGCGTCATCGAATCGTTGCGGGCAGATGGATACACTGTTCGAGAGGGTGATGCGACCGAACGGGGGGTGATCGAGAGCGCGGGCATCGCCAACGCGCGAGTTGTCGCGCTTGCGACCGCCGACGACGATGTCAACCTGCTGGTCGCCCAGCTGGCGAACAACACCTTCGACGTCGAGACGGTCATCTCTCGGGTGAACGAACCGAATAACGTCGACGCCTTCGAAGACCTGGACGTCGAGACGGTTTCGAGCTGGCGGGCCATCGCGTGGTCGATGGACAACCTCGTCGAACGGCCGGCGATCGCCCGCTGGATGACGGAACTCGACGAGACCGGCGATGTCCAGGAGATCGAGGTGACCGCCGAAGAGCACGTTGGCGAATCCGTCGCGAACCTCTCTGGGGCCATTCCGGAGGGCGCTCACCTGGCGATGATCACGCGAGATGGCGAGAGTTACATCCCCGACCCGGACCAGCGAATCGAGTGGGGTGACCACCTCACGTTTCTGGGCCGTCACGATGCGGTCCGCGCCGCCCTGGAGTACTGCGAGACAGCGTGA
- a CDS encoding DICT sensory domain-containing protein has protein sequence MGITEFIDAVDDREKTVTVLNRESVDPLYRMLEDMFESNAVAVSEDTDPDAPGDVVLLRDETTGSLAVSRMDAVSETLLLVNSDLYVTGTVPVEEVQTPEVVAHLADVTFTVADKQKFLLIHISRHIESLALETDSGVLHSSFQRLSRLLDERGTGRAYEALADSGVETHVYGIDDWDMPAFADQLTVHAGDTPELRDAWFVVHDGDGDDDRKAALVAEEIGPDEYRGYWTFEPELVDEILQYLSTTYVG, from the coding sequence ATGGGGATTACGGAGTTCATCGACGCCGTCGACGATCGGGAGAAGACGGTCACAGTCCTCAATCGCGAGTCGGTCGATCCCCTCTACCGGATGCTCGAGGACATGTTCGAGTCGAACGCGGTCGCCGTCTCGGAGGACACGGATCCCGACGCCCCGGGCGACGTGGTCCTCCTCAGGGACGAGACGACGGGATCGCTCGCTGTCTCGCGGATGGACGCCGTCAGCGAGACGCTTCTGCTCGTCAACTCGGACCTGTACGTCACCGGGACAGTCCCGGTCGAGGAGGTCCAGACGCCGGAGGTCGTCGCCCACCTCGCGGACGTGACCTTCACCGTCGCGGACAAACAGAAGTTCCTGTTGATCCACATTTCCCGACACATCGAGTCACTGGCGCTGGAGACGGATTCGGGCGTCCTGCACTCGTCGTTCCAGCGGCTCTCTCGACTGCTCGACGAACGAGGGACCGGACGGGCATACGAGGCACTCGCCGACTCCGGGGTCGAGACCCACGTTTACGGGATCGACGACTGGGACATGCCGGCGTTCGCCGATCAACTGACCGTCCATGCGGGCGACACGCCGGAGCTCCGAGACGCGTGGTTCGTCGTCCACGACGGCGACGGTGACGACGACCGCAAGGCTGCCCTGGTCGCCGAAGAGATCGGCCCCGACGAGTACCGCGGCTACTGGACGTTCGAACCCGAACTGGTCGATGAGATCCTACAGTATCTCTCTACAACGTACGTCGGGTAA
- a CDS encoding alpha/beta fold hydrolase has translation MSTVINDGVSLRYVVRGEGDPVVFVNDAGFGAWLWGYLQPAVAGPYRTVVWDLRATGDSDAPDGPYTLETLVGDLEAIVSAIDGRRVHLVGAGLGGAIALEYARRHEHVTSLVLLGTAGGSAVDADALASLATSRDDRDALKQSLEAAFAPGVLAEHPAEIDRIVEWRRRDDADPTGWAAQRAAWLDADLDSLYEITTPALVVGAAADRIVDPEATARLAEALPRGRHRRVEGGHLLPVSESGVVADELLAWLDERQHET, from the coding sequence ATGTCGACTGTCATCAACGACGGCGTTTCACTCCGGTACGTCGTCCGGGGCGAGGGCGACCCGGTCGTGTTCGTCAACGACGCCGGGTTCGGCGCGTGGCTGTGGGGATACCTGCAGCCGGCTGTCGCCGGCCCGTACCGAACGGTCGTCTGGGACCTCCGGGCGACCGGCGACTCGGACGCCCCCGACGGCCCGTATACACTCGAAACGCTCGTGGGCGACCTCGAAGCGATCGTCTCCGCGATCGACGGGCGTCGCGTCCATCTCGTGGGCGCGGGCCTTGGCGGGGCTATCGCCCTGGAGTACGCCCGCCGTCACGAACACGTCACGTCGTTGGTTCTGCTGGGAACGGCCGGGGGGAGTGCGGTCGACGCCGACGCGCTGGCGTCGCTTGCCACATCGCGTGACGACCGCGACGCACTCAAGCAGTCTCTCGAGGCGGCGTTTGCCCCGGGAGTCCTCGCGGAACATCCCGCGGAGATCGACCGGATCGTCGAGTGGCGGCGTCGCGACGACGCAGACCCCACGGGCTGGGCCGCTCAGCGGGCGGCCTGGCTCGACGCCGACCTCGATTCGCTCTACGAGATTACGACACCCGCGCTGGTGGTCGGCGCCGCGGCCGACCGGATCGTCGATCCCGAAGCGACCGCACGATTGGCCGAAGCGTTACCCCGCGGCCGGCATCGCCGAGTCGAGGGTGGGCATCTACTCCCAGTCAGCGAGAGTGGGGTGGTCGCCGACGAACTACTGGCATGGCTGGACGAACGGCAGCACGAGACCTAG
- a CDS encoding DUF6757 family protein, with product MQCHYCDREAEVAVEKDALKVGLCEEHFRDRMSELADGDFVEGVEQDLDIDRES from the coding sequence ATGCAGTGTCACTACTGTGACCGCGAGGCCGAAGTCGCGGTCGAGAAAGACGCCCTCAAGGTCGGGCTCTGCGAGGAGCACTTCCGTGATCGGATGTCCGAACTGGCCGACGGCGACTTCGTCGAGGGCGTCGAGCAAGACCTCGATATCGACCGCGAGTCGTGA